From a region of the Rhipicephalus microplus isolate Deutch F79 chromosome X, USDA_Rmic, whole genome shotgun sequence genome:
- the Vha55 gene encoding V-type proton ATPase subunit Vha55: MPDAKSTVAASREHALAVTRDYISQPRLVYKTVCGVNGPLVILDEVKFPKYAEIVQLVLADGSARTGQVLEVSGSKAVVQVFEGTSGIDAKNTVCEFTGDILRIPVSEDMLGRVFNGSGKPIDKGPPVLAEDFLDIQGQPINPWSRIYPEEMIQTGISAIDVMNSIARGQKIPIFSAAGLPHNDIAAQICRQGGLVKLPGKSVLDSSEDNFAIVFAAMGVNMETARFFKLDFEENGSMENVCLFLNLANDPTIERIITPRLALTTAEFLAYQCEKHVLVILTDMSSYAEALREVSAAREEVPGRRGFPGYMYTDLATIYERAGRVEGRHGSITQIPILTMPNDDITHPIPDLTGYITEGQVYVDRQLHNRQIYPPINVLPSLSRLMKSAIGEGMTRKDHADVSNQLYACYAIGKDVQAMKAVVGEEALSAEDLLYLEFLTKFEKNFISQGNYENRSIFESLDVGWQLLRIFPKEMLKRIPQSLLQEFYPRDGRQGADAK, translated from the exons ATGCCTGACGCAAAATCAACTGTTGCCGCTAGCAGAGAGCACGCTCTAGCCGTCACAAGAGATTACATTTCTCAGCCACGGTTGG TGTACAAGACCGTCTGTGGTGTCAACGGCCCCTTGGTCATTTTGGATGAAGTCAAG TTCCCCAAATATGCTGAAATTGTTCAGTTGGTCCTTGCCGATGGTAGTGCCCGCACCGGGCAGGTACTGGAAGTAAGCGGGTCCAAAGCTGTTGTACAG GTGTTCGAAGGCACATCTGGTATTGATGCCAAAAACACTGTTTGCGAATTCACAGGAGACATTTTACGAATCCCAGTGTCTGAGGACATGCTTG GGAGGGTATTCAATGGCTCCGGCAAACCTATAGACAAAGGCCCTCCAGTGCTGGCTGAAGACTTTCTCGATATCCAGG gccAGCCAATCAACCCATGGTCTCGTATCTATCCAGAGGAAATGATTCAGACTGGGATCTCTGCCATCGATGTCATGAACAGTATTGCCCGTGGCCAGAAAATACCCATCTTCTCTGCAGCTGGTCTTCCTCACAATGAT ATTGCTGCCCAGATCTGTCGTCAAGGTGGCCTTGTGAAGCTTCCTGGGAAAAGTGTCTTAGATTCTTCAGAAGACAACTTTGCCATCGTTTTTGCTGCGATGGGT GTTAACATGGAAACAGCAAGATTTTTCAAGCTGGACTTTGAAGAAAATGGCTCCATGGAAAATGTGTGTCTGTTCCTGAACCTTGCAAATGACCCAAC TATTGAGAGGATCATCACACCACGTCTTGCCCTGACTACTGCCGAGTTCCTGGCTTACCAGTGTGAGAAGCACGTGCTGGTGATCCTGACTGACATGTCTTCATATGCAGAAGCTTTGCGAGAGGTATCTGCCGCCCGAGAAGAGGTCCCTGGTCGACGTGGCTTTCCAGGTTACATGTACACCGACTTGGCCACAATATACGAGAGGGCTGGACGTGTAGAGGGGCGTCATGGCTCCATCACACAGATTCCCATCTTAACAATGCCCAACGATGATATAACTCATCCCATACCTGACTTGACAGGCTATATCACAGAGGGTCAAGTGTATGTTGATCGGCAGTTACACAACCGGCAG ATCTATCCTCCCATCAATGTGTTGCCGTCACTGTCTCGACTTATGAAATCTGCCATTGGAGAAGGCATGACAAGGAAGGACCACGCTGATGTCTCCAACCAATTG TATGCCTGCTATGCAATTGGGAAAGATGTACAAGCAATGAAGGCTGTTGTTGGAGAGGAAGCTCTGAGCGCGGAGGACTTGCTGTATTTAGAGTTCCTTACGAAATTTGAAAAGAACTTCATTTCCCAAG